A DNA window from Marinobacter alexandrii contains the following coding sequences:
- a CDS encoding penicillin-binding protein activator LpoB: MKRITQLPMIMLAVVMLASCNRQVTRINPDQQVDLSGRWNDTDSKLVAEEMIKDVTGRPWHNNFRIENDRKPVVIVGYVQNKSAEHIESETFIKDIEREFINSGFVRVVSNSVFREKLREERAEQGEFASPETQAKWGKELGADFMMFGVITAVTDSYKKEKVVNYKVNLELTNIETNEKVWLGDKEIKKYIKN; the protein is encoded by the coding sequence TCAATTACCCATGATCATGCTTGCGGTTGTTATGCTAGCATCATGTAACAGACAAGTGACTAGAATTAACCCTGATCAGCAAGTTGATCTTAGTGGACGCTGGAATGATACTGACTCCAAGTTGGTAGCTGAAGAAATGATTAAAGATGTAACAGGAAGGCCGTGGCACAATAATTTCCGAATTGAAAATGATCGTAAGCCCGTTGTGATTGTGGGTTATGTGCAGAACAAGAGTGCCGAGCATATTGAGTCGGAAACATTCATTAAGGACATAGAAAGAGAATTTATTAATTCTGGATTCGTAAGAGTCGTTTCCAATTCTGTATTTAGAGAAAAACTTAGAGAAGAAAGAGCAGAGCAAGGGGAATTCGCATCTCCTGAGACACAAGCGAAGTGGGGTAAAGAACTAGGCGCTGATTTCATGATGTTTGGAGTGATTACAGCGGTCACTGATTCATATAAAAAAGAAAAAGTGGTGAATTATAAAGTTAACCTTGAGCTAACGAATATTGAGACCAATGAGAAAGTTTGGTTAGGGGACAAAGAGATCAAGAAATACATCAAAAATTAA